One segment of Streptomyces sp. NBC_00576 DNA contains the following:
- the trmB gene encoding tRNA (guanosine(46)-N7)-methyltransferase TrmB has protein sequence MSDSIDSAPAPEPTPALVRAKGAPRFPGGPQADPAGSHFERRIRSFQPRRSRVTAGQGDALRRLWPKWGLDIDGHALRLGELFGDDLPVVLEIGFGMGEATARMAADDPRTNILAVDVHTPGQGNLLNLADQHGLTNIRVANGDAIILLREMLTPDSLDGLRVYFPDPWPKKRHHKRRLIQAEFLDLVADRLRPGGHVHCATDWEPYAEQMLDVLDAHPEFENTQPGGSYAPRPEFRPLTRFEGQGLEKGHVVNDLLFRRVQHS, from the coding sequence GTGTCTGACTCCATTGACTCCGCCCCCGCCCCCGAGCCGACGCCCGCTCTCGTCCGCGCCAAGGGTGCCCCCAGGTTTCCCGGTGGGCCGCAGGCCGATCCTGCCGGGTCGCACTTCGAGCGGCGGATCAGGAGCTTTCAGCCCCGGCGCAGCCGGGTCACCGCCGGGCAGGGTGATGCCTTGCGGCGGCTGTGGCCCAAGTGGGGGCTCGACATCGACGGGCACGCTCTCCGGCTCGGCGAGCTGTTCGGGGACGACCTGCCCGTCGTACTCGAGATCGGGTTCGGGATGGGCGAGGCCACCGCGAGGATGGCTGCCGACGATCCCCGTACCAACATCCTCGCCGTCGATGTGCACACCCCGGGCCAGGGCAACCTGCTCAACCTCGCCGACCAGCACGGGCTGACCAACATCCGCGTCGCCAACGGGGACGCCATCATCCTGCTCCGCGAGATGCTCACCCCCGACTCCCTCGACGGCCTGCGCGTCTACTTCCCGGACCCCTGGCCCAAGAAGCGGCACCACAAGCGACGGCTGATTCAGGCCGAGTTCCTCGATCTTGTCGCCGACCGGCTGCGCCCCGGCGGACACGTGCACTGCGCGACCGACTGGGAACCGTACGCCGAGCAGATGCTCGATGTGCTCGACGCACACCCGGAGTTCGAGAACACCCAGCCCGGGGGCAGTTACGCGCCACGTCCGGAGTTCCGGCCGCTGACCCGTTTCGAGGGCCAGGGACTGGAGAAGGGTCATGTCGTGAACGACCTGCTGTTCCGCCGCGTACAGCACTCGTAG
- a CDS encoding PP2C family protein-serine/threonine phosphatase: MSRRETRQVARSAGEPEAVVISRVRTLVSVLPALLIVTGIVYDYATPRDFTAVPFFTAAPLIAAPLSSLRTTVVTSAAALVAAYVVHLRLGFAANADSITETVTVATVAVLAVVINQVVRRGDRRLASAREIAEAAQRAVLPQPQARIGGFEIAARYEAAQEGAFIGGDLYAVQDTAYGVRVVLGDVRGKGMGAVAAVAVVIGAFREAAEQEATLEAVAQRLERALAREGTRRDGLEAAEGFTTAVLAELPHGDGIVRIVNRGHPPPLLLAADGTLRTLDPAEPALPLGMGDLGTWPDRAEETTFPGGAMLLLHTDGLSEARDEHGAFFDPAARLTGRVFRTPATLLAALADEVRRHTGGGTTDDMALLAVRRP; encoded by the coding sequence ATGAGCCGGCGGGAGACGAGACAAGTGGCGCGGTCGGCGGGAGAACCGGAGGCGGTGGTGATCTCCCGGGTGCGGACCCTCGTCAGCGTCCTGCCCGCGCTCCTGATCGTCACCGGGATCGTCTACGACTACGCCACCCCGCGCGACTTCACCGCGGTCCCCTTCTTCACGGCCGCCCCGCTCATCGCCGCCCCGCTCTCCTCGTTGCGCACAACGGTGGTCACCAGTGCCGCCGCCCTCGTCGCCGCGTACGTCGTCCACCTCCGCCTCGGGTTCGCCGCGAACGCCGACTCGATCACCGAGACGGTCACCGTGGCCACGGTCGCCGTCCTGGCGGTCGTCATCAACCAGGTCGTGCGCCGGGGCGACCGGCGCCTCGCCTCGGCCCGCGAGATCGCCGAGGCCGCGCAACGCGCCGTACTGCCCCAGCCGCAGGCGCGTATCGGCGGTTTCGAGATCGCCGCCCGGTACGAGGCCGCCCAGGAGGGCGCCTTCATCGGCGGCGACCTGTACGCGGTGCAGGACACCGCGTACGGCGTGCGGGTTGTCCTCGGGGATGTGCGCGGCAAGGGGATGGGGGCGGTGGCGGCCGTCGCCGTCGTCATCGGGGCGTTCCGGGAGGCCGCCGAGCAGGAAGCGACCCTGGAGGCGGTCGCCCAGCGGCTGGAACGGGCCCTCGCCCGCGAGGGCACCCGGCGCGACGGGCTCGAAGCCGCCGAGGGTTTCACCACCGCCGTCCTCGCCGAGCTCCCGCACGGCGACGGGATCGTACGCATCGTCAACCGCGGCCACCCGCCGCCGCTGCTCCTCGCCGCCGACGGCACCCTGCGCACCCTCGACCCGGCCGAACCCGCGCTGCCGCTCGGCATGGGTGACCTCGGCACCTGGCCCGACCGTGCGGAGGAGACCACCTTCCCCGGTGGCGCGATGCTGCTCCTGCACACCGACGGGCTGTCCGAGGCCCGCGACGAGCACGGCGCCTTCTTCGACCCGGCCGCCCGGCTCACCGGCCGCGTCTTCCGCACCCCGGCTACTCTGCTCGCCGCCCTCGCGGACGAGGTGCGCCGGCACACGGGTGGCGGCACCACGGACGACATGGCGCTGCTCGCCGTACGACGGCCGTGA
- a CDS encoding M23 family metallopeptidase — MASNPAAPEAPFVPSQRSSETEDGKIPTFGFGGRTDEGPWEEWNPTADSTRPVRGRHRVGKQRGGGLARSSTVLGVGVIAAVGGAGMATAQTGKPPVSISIPDLPSVGSPFASDDSDPEPQGSATALSSVGVTTEETEQGTSDAGEALRARIILQAERQKDQAEAKVQRAAEDAAARKAAAEAAKVKREAAEKIAAEKKKAAEAAEAKREAARLAELAKQYTLPTSSYTITSTFGQAGSLWSSGYHTGLDFAAPTGTPLKAIHSGTITEAGWSGSYGYRTILTLDDGTELWFAHQSSINVSVGQKVATGDVIGRVGATGNVTGAHLHLEVHTSSSDSAGIDPMAWLRSMGLNP, encoded by the coding sequence GTGGCGTCAAACCCGGCTGCCCCAGAGGCCCCGTTCGTGCCGAGTCAGCGCAGCAGCGAGACCGAGGACGGGAAGATCCCGACCTTCGGCTTCGGCGGCCGCACCGACGAGGGCCCCTGGGAAGAGTGGAATCCCACCGCGGACTCCACCCGACCCGTTCGCGGCCGGCACCGCGTAGGCAAGCAGCGCGGCGGAGGGCTCGCCCGCAGTTCCACCGTTCTCGGCGTCGGCGTCATAGCCGCTGTCGGCGGGGCCGGCATGGCCACCGCGCAGACCGGCAAGCCGCCGGTCTCCATCTCCATCCCCGACCTGCCGTCCGTCGGCTCGCCCTTCGCGAGCGACGACTCGGACCCCGAGCCCCAGGGCTCCGCCACCGCGCTCAGCAGCGTCGGCGTGACCACCGAGGAGACCGAGCAGGGCACCAGCGACGCGGGCGAGGCCCTGCGCGCCCGCATCATCCTCCAGGCCGAGCGGCAGAAGGACCAGGCCGAGGCCAAGGTCCAGCGAGCCGCCGAGGACGCCGCCGCGAGGAAGGCCGCCGCCGAGGCCGCCAAGGTGAAGCGCGAGGCCGCCGAGAAGATCGCCGCCGAGAAGAAGAAGGCCGCGGAAGCCGCGGAGGCGAAGAGGGAGGCCGCGCGTCTCGCCGAGCTCGCCAAGCAGTACACGCTGCCGACCTCGTCGTACACGATCACCTCGACGTTCGGCCAGGCCGGCTCGCTGTGGTCCTCCGGCTACCACACCGGCCTCGACTTCGCCGCGCCCACCGGCACGCCGCTCAAGGCGATCCACAGCGGCACTATCACCGAGGCGGGCTGGAGCGGCTCGTACGGCTACCGCACGATCCTCACCCTCGACGACGGCACCGAGCTGTGGTTCGCCCACCAGTCGTCGATCAACGTCAGCGTCGGCCAGAAGGTCGCCACGGGTGACGTCATCGGCCGCGTCGGCGCCACCGGCAACGTCACCGGGGCCCACCTCCACCTGGAGGTGCACACCAGCAGCTCGGACAGCGCCGGCATCGACCCGATGGCGTGGCTGCGGAGCATGGGCCTGAACCCGTAG
- a CDS encoding VWA domain-containing protein, translating into MGRVNGVRETRRGRARRAALAVLGATAVLISLSAPTGRYSGRDAVPVAETEPAFPAVDYAVAVDESASLADADMAVEKAAAARIALGDVSSSSRITVFGFAAAEGAGQHVVDPVCPRTTLDPAGRKKIGGCVEALRKRKAGEGTGTDFPSAIMQGVHDLTAVDSNEAVRPRVLFLLTDGKMEVEDSPKYGDKAHRAAEGERKLTLALKEAAAQGVQIWPLGFGPAPDQKQLDRIAAGGYQKGCTELPSAKPRASKVSGAKDVGTTLERIFAAAHCMRHVEGPEPQRPPATLKIAISPLATVGSIVVDKGDPKVRITYTDPAGHKVPTSGTFHESSFELAGSTGTVEALKIVDPLPGVWKVRAEAPEGHRSLPVAVSVLWQGELGGAISLDPSSPQAGDQVTVTMRVQTREGYQIKDPRDYEGLRVRGELTGDGFDPLPLTLTDDGKGKDERASDGSFTGTAEIPASAHGALKASATLTAAGLSADTRSEEGRFADGEPLVTTALEFLAADVHPGARVTGTLDVHNTTDAPHTLKLSVTDLKAGLLTVTPAQLTLKPGESGTRKVTVEVAPADVFGDRLTDDGLSLAGNVTVVDTTDDNLTLVRSPLSVHVTPEPGVWDQYWWAFLVAAVLIAAIVAAVLAVIRLRRARRDPRGLVLRLVDENGEFLPGEHVAGHGQKQWYEFGVAEAHISPRIERRTHGPYAVQRNPNGGAVLRRRGSGRTPLSAGGPVQLTEGLSLALGEETHKKRKTRNTRTSRTSRSGKGGSPSAGGPTGPTPGTDPGGQGSASAYDQTYL; encoded by the coding sequence GTGGGACGAGTCAACGGAGTACGAGAGACAAGAAGGGGCCGGGCGCGCCGCGCCGCGCTCGCCGTGCTGGGCGCCACCGCGGTGCTCATATCCCTGTCGGCGCCCACCGGTCGGTACTCCGGTCGGGACGCCGTACCGGTGGCGGAGACCGAACCGGCCTTCCCGGCGGTCGACTACGCGGTCGCCGTGGACGAGTCGGCCAGCCTCGCCGACGCGGACATGGCGGTCGAGAAGGCCGCCGCCGCCCGGATCGCGCTGGGTGACGTGTCCTCGTCCTCCCGGATCACGGTGTTCGGTTTCGCCGCCGCCGAGGGCGCCGGTCAGCACGTGGTGGACCCGGTGTGCCCGCGCACGACGCTGGACCCGGCGGGGCGCAAGAAGATCGGCGGCTGCGTCGAGGCGCTGCGCAAGCGCAAGGCGGGCGAGGGCACGGGCACCGACTTCCCGAGCGCGATCATGCAGGGCGTGCACGACCTCACCGCCGTCGACAGCAACGAGGCGGTGCGGCCCCGGGTGCTGTTCCTCCTCACCGACGGGAAGATGGAGGTCGAGGACAGCCCCAAGTACGGCGACAAGGCGCACCGCGCGGCCGAGGGCGAACGGAAGCTGACGCTGGCGCTGAAGGAGGCCGCCGCCCAGGGCGTACAGATCTGGCCGCTCGGCTTCGGGCCCGCGCCGGACCAGAAGCAGCTCGACCGGATAGCCGCCGGCGGCTACCAGAAGGGCTGTACCGAACTGCCCTCCGCCAAGCCCCGGGCCAGCAAGGTCTCCGGCGCGAAGGACGTCGGCACGACCCTGGAGCGGATCTTCGCCGCCGCCCACTGCATGCGCCACGTCGAGGGCCCCGAGCCGCAACGCCCGCCCGCGACCCTGAAGATCGCCATCTCCCCGCTGGCGACCGTGGGCAGCATCGTCGTCGACAAGGGCGACCCGAAGGTGCGGATCACCTACACCGACCCGGCCGGCCACAAGGTGCCCACGTCCGGCACCTTCCACGAGTCGAGCTTCGAACTGGCGGGCTCCACCGGCACCGTGGAGGCGCTGAAGATCGTCGACCCGCTGCCCGGCGTGTGGAAGGTGCGCGCCGAGGCCCCGGAGGGGCACCGCTCGCTGCCCGTCGCCGTCAGTGTGCTGTGGCAGGGCGAACTGGGCGGCGCCATCAGCCTGGACCCGTCCTCCCCGCAGGCCGGCGACCAGGTCACCGTGACGATGCGGGTCCAGACCCGCGAGGGCTACCAGATCAAGGACCCGCGCGACTACGAGGGGCTGCGCGTCCGCGGCGAGCTGACCGGCGACGGTTTCGACCCGCTCCCGCTCACCCTCACCGACGACGGCAAGGGCAAGGACGAGAGGGCCAGCGACGGCTCGTTCACCGGCACCGCCGAGATCCCGGCGAGCGCCCACGGCGCACTGAAGGCGAGCGCCACACTGACCGCCGCCGGCCTGAGCGCCGACACGCGCAGCGAGGAGGGCAGATTCGCCGACGGTGAGCCGCTCGTCACCACCGCCCTGGAGTTCCTCGCCGCCGACGTCCACCCCGGCGCCAGGGTCACGGGCACCCTGGACGTCCACAACACCACGGACGCCCCGCACACCCTGAAGCTGTCCGTCACCGACCTCAAGGCGGGCCTGCTCACGGTCACCCCGGCCCAACTCACCCTGAAACCGGGTGAGTCCGGTACCCGGAAGGTCACCGTCGAGGTCGCCCCCGCCGACGTCTTCGGCGACCGCCTCACCGACGACGGGCTGTCCCTGGCGGGCAACGTCACCGTCGTCGACACCACCGACGACAACCTCACCCTCGTACGCTCCCCGCTGTCCGTGCACGTGACGCCCGAGCCCGGCGTCTGGGACCAGTACTGGTGGGCGTTCCTGGTCGCCGCCGTCCTGATCGCCGCGATCGTCGCCGCCGTCCTCGCCGTGATCCGGCTGCGCCGCGCCCGCCGGGACCCGCGCGGTCTGGTGCTGCGGCTGGTCGACGAGAACGGCGAGTTCCTGCCGGGTGAACACGTGGCCGGGCACGGACAGAAGCAGTGGTACGAGTTCGGCGTCGCCGAGGCCCACATCAGTCCCCGCATCGAGCGCCGCACGCACGGCCCGTACGCCGTCCAGCGCAACCCAAACGGCGGCGCGGTGCTGCGCCGGCGCGGCAGCGGCCGTACCCCGTTGTCGGCGGGCGGCCCGGTCCAGCTGACCGAGGGGCTCAGCCTCGCCCTCGGCGAGGAGACCCACAAGAAGCGCAAGACGCGCAACACCCGCACCTCCCGCACCTCCCGCTCCGGGAAGGGCGGTTCACCGTCCGCCGGCGGCCCCACGGGTCCCACGCCCGGTACCGACCCCGGCGGACAGGGCAGCGCGAGCGCCTACGACCAGACGTACCTGTGA
- a CDS encoding Pycsar system effector family protein, whose amino-acid sequence MSERVAERLLSTVREDLGRADSKAAVLLSGTLALPAFLIGWQGAPGWHGPADVTLIVAGLLWAVSVTALVGALMPRTGTVREGREGGADVTYFGDLVGARHDLATLAARVAEAGRDPAGWLLVQAVDVSAILSAKYRAIRWGVGSLAPSAALALAWSMTAR is encoded by the coding sequence GTGAGCGAGCGCGTCGCCGAGCGGCTGCTCAGCACCGTCAGGGAGGACCTCGGGCGGGCCGACTCGAAGGCGGCGGTGCTGCTGTCGGGGACGCTCGCGCTGCCCGCCTTCCTCATCGGCTGGCAGGGCGCCCCCGGCTGGCACGGGCCCGCCGACGTGACGCTGATCGTCGCCGGCCTGCTCTGGGCGGTTTCGGTGACCGCGCTGGTCGGGGCGCTCATGCCGCGCACCGGCACGGTCAGGGAGGGCCGGGAGGGAGGGGCCGACGTGACGTACTTCGGCGACCTGGTGGGCGCCCGCCACGACCTCGCGACACTCGCCGCCCGGGTCGCCGAGGCGGGGCGCGATCCGGCGGGCTGGCTGCTCGTCCAGGCCGTCGACGTCAGCGCGATCCTCTCCGCCAAGTACCGGGCCATCCGCTGGGGCGTCGGCTCGCTCGCCCCCTCGGCGGCGCTGGCCCTGGCCTGGAGCATGACGGCGCGCTGA
- a CDS encoding MarR family winged helix-turn-helix transcriptional regulator produces MTTRWLTPEEQRAWRAYIAASLLLEDALDRQLQQDAGMPHLYYTILAFLSETPERRLRMTDLAEKLKITRSRLTYAVARLEKDGHVRREACKWDKRGTVAALTDEGMAVLERTAPGHVATVRAALFDHLTPEQVGQLEEIGTRIEQALQGDGTESAPEGLPWLRRSSSSCGSGDADA; encoded by the coding sequence ATGACGACCCGCTGGCTCACCCCCGAGGAGCAGCGCGCGTGGCGCGCGTACATCGCGGCCTCCCTGCTCCTGGAGGACGCGCTCGACCGGCAGCTCCAGCAGGACGCCGGGATGCCACACCTCTATTACACGATCCTGGCCTTCCTCTCCGAGACGCCCGAACGGCGGCTGCGGATGACCGATCTCGCCGAGAAGCTGAAGATCACGCGCAGTCGGCTGACGTACGCGGTGGCGCGGCTGGAGAAGGACGGTCATGTACGGCGCGAGGCCTGCAAGTGGGACAAGCGGGGCACCGTCGCCGCGCTGACCGACGAGGGCATGGCGGTGCTGGAACGCACCGCCCCGGGGCATGTCGCCACGGTCCGCGCGGCCCTCTTCGACCATCTGACTCCGGAGCAGGTGGGCCAGTTGGAGGAGATCGGTACGCGGATCGAGCAGGCGCTCCAGGGGGACGGGACGGAGTCGGCGCCGGAGGGTCTGCCGTGGCTGCGCCGGTCCTCCTCGTCGTGCGGTTCCGGCGACGCGGACGCATGA
- a CDS encoding dihydrofolate reductase family protein, whose amino-acid sequence MPLPYVLLSAAVSLDGHLDDTGPERLLLSSPADFDRVDEVRASSDAILIGAGTIRADNPRLLVNSPERRAARLAAGKPEYPLKVTVSGSGELDPAANFWHTGGEKVVYTTDKGAEQARRANLGASVHIVSLGPGPLDWRALLEHLHDVRGVRRLMVEGGGTVHTQLLQQGLADELQLVLAPLFVGDPDAPRLFGPGGYQGGRLRLTETRRIEDVVLMRYEPTAPGAGPLASAADRHWLALACELAERCPPSRTAFSVGAVVVAADGTELARGYSREGGDPVVHAEEAALAKLDPADPRLPAATVYSSLEPCARRASRPAPCARLILDAGVRRVVTAWREPDTFVVAADGSGLLVGEGVEVVVLPEYEERAKAPNAHLPG is encoded by the coding sequence ATGCCCCTCCCGTACGTCCTGTTGTCCGCCGCCGTCTCCCTCGACGGCCACCTGGACGACACCGGCCCCGAACGGCTGCTGCTCTCCAGCCCCGCCGACTTCGACCGGGTCGACGAGGTACGGGCGTCCAGTGACGCGATCCTCATCGGCGCCGGCACCATCCGTGCCGACAACCCGCGTCTCCTGGTCAACTCGCCCGAGCGGCGGGCCGCGCGGCTGGCGGCAGGCAAGCCCGAGTACCCGCTGAAGGTGACGGTGAGCGGATCCGGGGAACTGGACCCGGCCGCCAACTTCTGGCACACGGGCGGCGAGAAGGTCGTGTACACGACGGACAAGGGCGCCGAGCAGGCCCGGCGGGCGAACCTCGGTGCCAGTGTGCACATCGTCTCCCTGGGCCCCGGCCCGCTCGACTGGCGGGCGCTTCTCGAACACCTGCACGATGTGCGAGGTGTGCGGCGCCTGATGGTCGAGGGTGGCGGCACCGTCCACACGCAGCTCCTCCAACAGGGCCTCGCCGACGAACTCCAGCTCGTCCTCGCGCCCCTCTTCGTCGGCGACCCCGACGCCCCCCGCCTCTTCGGCCCCGGCGGCTACCAGGGTGGCCGGCTCCGGCTCACCGAGACGCGCCGGATCGAGGACGTCGTCCTCATGCGGTACGAGCCCACCGCCCCCGGCGCCGGCCCGCTCGCCTCCGCCGCCGACCGGCACTGGCTGGCACTGGCGTGCGAACTGGCGGAGCGGTGTCCGCCGTCGCGCACGGCGTTCAGCGTCGGCGCGGTGGTGGTCGCCGCCGACGGTACGGAACTGGCGCGCGGGTACTCCCGGGAGGGCGGCGACCCGGTCGTGCACGCGGAGGAGGCGGCGCTCGCGAAGCTCGACCCGGCCGACCCCCGGCTCCCGGCGGCCACCGTCTACAGCAGCCTCGAACCCTGCGCCCGCCGCGCCTCCCGCCCCGCACCCTGCGCCCGGCTGATCCTCGACGCGGGCGTACGCCGGGTGGTGACCGCCTGGCGCGAGCCGGACACCTTCGTGGTGGCGGCGGACGGGAGCGGGCTGCTCGTGGGGGAGGGCGTCGAGGTCGTCGTACTCCCCGAGTACGAGGAGCGGGCCAAGGCTCCCAATGCCCACCTGCCGGGATGA
- a CDS encoding GTP cyclohydrolase II, with translation MPDFPAATQRSRVRVPLRFHDGYSVETELVTFHGLTDGQEHVAMVLGEPAPGTTPLVRLHSECLTGDVFGSARCDCGPQLREAVERIAEHGGVLLYLRQEGRGIGLYNKLDAYALQDEGLDTYAANAALGLPEDARDYTAAAQMLEALGITSLDLLSNNPDKGNQLRALGMDVHDRVPTGVFTTPANVRYLRAKVLQTQHTLPLGELGGVGGHGGLTELSVG, from the coding sequence ATGCCCGACTTCCCCGCCGCCACCCAGCGCTCCCGCGTCCGGGTGCCGCTGCGCTTCCACGACGGCTACAGCGTCGAGACCGAACTGGTCACCTTCCACGGCCTGACCGACGGTCAGGAACACGTGGCGATGGTCCTCGGCGAACCGGCGCCCGGCACCACCCCGCTGGTCCGTCTGCACTCCGAGTGCCTCACGGGCGACGTCTTCGGCTCGGCCCGCTGCGACTGCGGCCCCCAGCTGCGCGAGGCCGTCGAGCGCATCGCCGAGCACGGCGGCGTCCTGCTCTACCTCCGCCAGGAGGGCCGGGGCATCGGCCTCTACAACAAGCTCGACGCGTACGCCCTCCAGGACGAGGGCCTCGACACCTACGCCGCGAACGCCGCGCTGGGCCTCCCGGAAGACGCCCGCGACTACACGGCGGCGGCCCAGATGCTTGAGGCCCTGGGCATCACTTCACTGGACCTGCTCTCCAACAACCCGGACAAGGGCAACCAGCTCCGGGCCCTGGGCATGGACGTCCACGACCGCGTCCCCACAGGCGTGTTCACCACCCCGGCGAACGTCCGCTACCTCCGCGCGAAGGTCCTGCAGACCCAGCACACGCTGCCGCTGGGCGAGCTGGGCGGCGTCGGCGGGCACGGCGGCCTCACGGAGCTGAGCGTCGGCTGA
- a CDS encoding PrsW family intramembrane metalloprotease: MATFPPYPTHPSGPTDGPAGGALRHAHWWQRPWVRYGALTSLLALSGLVILALVREQTGTEGFLVGLGLAVLPVPLLVAAFRWLDRVEPGPWRNLLFAFAWGACAAALIAIVANSFATRWIATATADPSGADTLGATVIAPIVEESAKAAAVLLIYLFRRRDFTGIVDGVVIAGVTATGFAFTENILYLGTAFGTDQLTGDTGIASVTAATFFVRVVMSPFAHPLFTVLTGIGFGISALSGERQHVRRVLLPLSGLLLAMSMHAFWNGSSTFGEYGFIAVYAAFMLPAFGLLTWLVIWTRQRELRTVRAELPAYALAGWLAPAEPYALGSMRARRLAREYARRHLGRPAAREVAQYEAYATSLAFLRHRGRLGRAGTDFVVREQELLGELWQRRAVARPALDHAARTIAPAPAPVLPVTWPAYGQQPYAQQPYGQQGYGQQGYGPVTPYPAYNPYRS; encoded by the coding sequence GTGGCCACCTTTCCCCCGTACCCGACGCACCCCAGCGGCCCCACCGACGGTCCCGCCGGCGGGGCGCTGCGGCACGCTCACTGGTGGCAGCGGCCCTGGGTACGGTACGGCGCCCTCACCAGCCTGCTCGCGCTCTCCGGGCTCGTCATCCTCGCCCTCGTCCGCGAACAGACCGGCACCGAGGGGTTCCTGGTCGGGCTCGGGCTCGCCGTACTGCCCGTGCCGTTGCTCGTCGCCGCGTTCCGGTGGCTGGACCGGGTCGAGCCGGGGCCCTGGCGGAACCTGCTCTTCGCCTTCGCCTGGGGCGCCTGCGCGGCGGCACTGATAGCGATCGTCGCCAACAGCTTCGCGACCAGATGGATAGCGACGGCCACCGCCGACCCGTCCGGCGCGGACACCCTCGGGGCGACCGTCATAGCGCCCATAGTCGAGGAGTCCGCCAAGGCGGCCGCCGTACTGCTCATCTACCTCTTCCGGCGGCGCGACTTCACCGGGATCGTCGACGGGGTCGTCATCGCCGGGGTCACCGCCACCGGCTTCGCCTTCACCGAGAACATCCTCTATCTCGGCACCGCGTTCGGCACCGACCAGCTCACCGGGGACACCGGGATCGCCTCGGTCACCGCGGCGACCTTCTTCGTACGCGTCGTCATGTCGCCGTTCGCGCACCCCCTGTTCACGGTCCTCACCGGCATCGGTTTCGGGATCTCCGCGCTGTCGGGCGAGCGCCAGCACGTCCGCCGGGTGCTGCTGCCGCTGTCCGGGCTGTTGCTCGCGATGAGCATGCACGCCTTCTGGAACGGCTCGTCGACCTTCGGGGAGTACGGGTTCATCGCGGTGTACGCCGCGTTCATGCTGCCCGCGTTCGGGCTGCTGACCTGGCTGGTCATCTGGACCCGCCAGCGCGAACTGCGTACCGTGCGCGCCGAGTTGCCGGCGTACGCGCTGGCCGGCTGGCTGGCCCCGGCCGAGCCGTACGCCCTCGGCTCGATGCGCGCCCGCCGCCTCGCCCGCGAGTACGCCCGCCGCCACCTGGGCAGGCCGGCGGCGCGCGAGGTGGCGCAGTACGAGGCGTACGCCACCTCACTCGCGTTCCTGCGCCACCGGGGGCGCCTCGGCCGCGCGGGCACCGACTTCGTCGTCCGGGAGCAGGAGCTGCTGGGCGAGCTGTGGCAGCGCAGGGCGGTGGCCCGCCCGGCCCTGGACCACGCGGCGCGCACGATCGCACCGGCACCGGCTCCCGTACTCCCGGTCACCTGGCCGGCGTACGGGCAACAGCCGTACGCACAGCAGCCGTACGGGCAGCAGGGATACGGACAACAGGGGTACGGGCCGGTGACTCCGTACCCGGCCTACAACCCGTACCGCTCCTAG